In one window of Flavobacterium ginsengisoli DNA:
- a CDS encoding gliding motility-associated C-terminal domain-containing protein yields MLADNCSPTVNITVNDTNNGGNGCDGEPYILTRTYTLTDCAGNKTELVQTFTVERKVTVSGIATNTSCFGGSDGSITVSNSAGSTVVITNERNEVVGNTNLPAGTYTLTATAPINGENQTCSATATVVITQPVYTVKISGQIINIDTNAPIANVPVTLVPQGTTTGPIQMHITGADGMYSFSGMPAGSYLVQVQDANLNSAYQLYPVNSSLFFTTLEDCKIQTHNFEYGASKLPVLGDYVWFDTNSNGIQDEWYDANNDGIVTKNIPDSNGNIDYSQWEWIDLNGDGSYTGPQNVGELNAGGFGNALNANIIIDGPNGYHDEVIVGIEGFWRNRPDIANPYGEYTIKLVRDANFDTMATNLGLTGLVKVLPSISAKNIAGKTGKMQLHTVCKTTTDSGYIVTITPEDLVHLDNDFGISCKEYKDIVANDDSAGPIPGVNHTTTNVLNVLPNDTLEGNTITASDVIITTVTPNEFLQLNPDGSVDVLPNAPAGTLTMVYQICEADQTDNCDTATVTVTIEAPVMTVTATSICVNDVPYIDYVVTPVNFTPVNGVTIAWADSNNNVVTTMNNLPLSGRVLWPGAVVDDQGKGIDWPGWVFENNKWIEAADGFEKLRPTANVTLSVNPSETITVNYPPADPYCTARPTFAIVANDDNPAPIISSPTQTTVGNVLTNDTLNGSVVNINDVTLTTTVPDPTGSISIGPDGTINVATNTPGGTYTLTYQICEKADFGNCDTAIVTVIVISPIIANDDTYSNIGCNSFGLVGNIFSNDLKGRTPVTIELVNFTLLTEGNNTKTDPNITVDASGNVNVSSLTPAGTYTYGYTICDKSSPDNCDSATVTIIVIPSGVVEVRGTACNDDSTLINLSTLLPEGTPSTGIWQDRNNTNALQGGILNPFGLALGNYTFEYIIADERCPRNIVLNMEINDDCKVLACGDVLVHNAFSPNGDNINDFFKIDNIDDTTCYPTNSVEIYNRWGVLVFETTNYNNTTNAFDGTSRGRTTVKQSDGLPTGTYFYIINYKSLDGNNNAQDHKLDGYLYLSK; encoded by the coding sequence ATGCTTGCTGATAATTGCAGTCCTACTGTAAATATCACCGTTAACGATACAAACAATGGCGGAAATGGATGTGATGGAGAACCATATATCTTAACAAGAACTTACACTTTAACCGACTGTGCAGGAAATAAAACCGAATTGGTTCAAACTTTCACAGTCGAACGTAAAGTTACAGTTAGCGGAATTGCAACAAACACCAGCTGTTTTGGTGGTTCAGATGGTTCAATTACAGTATCAAACAGCGCAGGCTCAACTGTAGTAATTACTAATGAAAGAAATGAGGTTGTTGGCAATACTAATTTACCAGCAGGAACTTATACTCTTACTGCAACTGCACCTATAAATGGTGAAAATCAGACTTGTTCTGCTACAGCTACCGTTGTGATTACACAACCTGTGTATACTGTAAAAATTTCTGGACAGATTATCAATATAGATACTAACGCTCCAATCGCAAATGTACCTGTTACTTTAGTTCCTCAGGGAACTACTACAGGACCAATACAAATGCACATTACAGGCGCAGACGGAATGTATAGTTTCTCTGGAATGCCTGCTGGAAGCTACTTAGTTCAAGTGCAAGACGCTAATTTGAATAGTGCATATCAATTATACCCTGTTAACTCTAGCTTATTCTTTACTACTCTAGAAGATTGTAAAATACAAACCCATAATTTTGAATATGGAGCTTCAAAACTTCCTGTTCTTGGAGATTACGTTTGGTTTGACACTAATAGTAACGGAATTCAGGATGAATGGTATGATGCGAACAATGATGGAATTGTAACTAAAAATATACCAGACTCAAATGGAAACATTGATTATAGCCAATGGGAATGGATAGATCTTAACGGAGACGGAAGCTATACCGGACCTCAAAATGTTGGAGAATTAAATGCTGGAGGTTTCGGAAATGCATTGAACGCAAATATAATTATTGATGGTCCAAACGGATACCATGATGAAGTAATTGTGGGAATTGAAGGATTCTGGAGAAACCGTCCAGATATAGCAAATCCTTATGGAGAATATACTATAAAATTGGTTAGAGATGCGAATTTCGATACTATGGCGACAAACTTAGGATTAACTGGTTTAGTAAAAGTACTTCCGTCTATATCTGCTAAAAATATTGCTGGTAAAACAGGCAAAATGCAATTGCATACCGTTTGTAAAACCACAACAGACAGCGGATACATTGTAACCATTACTCCAGAAGATTTAGTTCATTTAGACAATGATTTCGGAATTAGCTGTAAAGAATACAAAGATATTGTTGCAAATGATGACTCTGCTGGTCCAATCCCTGGTGTAAATCATACAACAACCAATGTATTGAATGTATTACCAAATGATACATTAGAAGGAAATACTATAACAGCATCTGATGTTATAATTACAACGGTTACACCAAATGAGTTTTTACAACTAAACCCTGATGGTTCAGTAGATGTATTGCCAAATGCTCCAGCAGGAACATTAACAATGGTGTATCAAATCTGCGAAGCTGATCAGACAGACAATTGTGACACAGCAACTGTAACCGTTACAATAGAAGCTCCTGTAATGACAGTTACTGCAACCTCAATTTGTGTTAATGATGTTCCTTACATTGATTATGTAGTAACACCAGTAAACTTCACTCCTGTAAATGGTGTAACTATTGCTTGGGCAGATAGCAACAATAATGTTGTAACAACAATGAACAATCTGCCATTAAGTGGTCGCGTATTATGGCCTGGAGCGGTAGTAGATGATCAAGGAAAAGGAATTGATTGGCCAGGTTGGGTTTTTGAAAACAACAAATGGATTGAAGCCGCTGATGGATTTGAGAAATTACGTCCAACCGCTAATGTAACGCTATCTGTAAATCCGAGTGAGACTATAACAGTTAATTATCCACCGGCAGATCCTTATTGTACTGCAAGACCAACATTTGCAATTGTTGCCAATGATGATAATCCTGCACCAATAATATCAAGCCCAACACAAACTACTGTGGGTAACGTTTTAACCAACGATACACTAAATGGTTCTGTGGTAAATATAAATGACGTAACACTTACAACAACAGTTCCCGACCCAACAGGTTCAATATCAATAGGCCCTGACGGAACTATAAATGTTGCGACAAATACGCCTGGTGGCACTTATACATTAACGTATCAAATCTGCGAAAAGGCCGATTTTGGAAACTGTGATACAGCTATTGTGACTGTTATTGTGATCTCTCCTATAATTGCGAATGATGATACTTATAGCAATATCGGTTGTAATTCATTCGGATTAGTAGGTAATATTTTCAGCAATGATTTAAAAGGAAGAACACCTGTAACGATAGAATTAGTAAACTTTACGCTTCTTACCGAAGGAAATAACACTAAAACAGATCCAAACATTACTGTTGATGCTTCTGGAAATGTAAATGTGTCTAGCTTAACGCCTGCTGGCACTTATACTTACGGTTACACAATTTGTGACAAATCAAGTCCAGATAATTGTGATTCTGCAACTGTTACCATTATAGTAATTCCAAGTGGTGTTGTAGAAGTAAGAGGCACAGCATGTAACGATGATTCGACATTGATTAACCTAAGCACCTTACTTCCTGAAGGAACTCCTTCAACAGGAATTTGGCAAGATAGAAACAATACTAATGCCCTTCAGGGTGGTATTCTTAATCCGTTTGGTTTAGCATTGGGCAATTACACTTTCGAATATATAATAGCCGATGAAAGATGTCCAAGAAATATAGTTTTAAATATGGAAATCAATGATGATTGTAAAGTCTTAGCTTGTGGTGATGTGTTAGTACATAATGCATTTTCTCCAAACGGTGACAATATAAACGATTTCTTCAAAATTGATAATATTGATGACACAACTTGTTATCCAACCAATTCTGTTGAAATATATAATCGCTGGGGAGTTTTAGTTTTTGAAACCACAAACTACAATAATACAACAAATGCTTTCGACGGAACTTCAAGAGGAAGAACAACCGTTAAGCAATCTGATGGACTACCAACTGGAACTTATTTTTACATTATTAATTATAAATCTCTAGATGGAAACAACAATGCTCAAGATCACAAATTAGACGGGTACTTATATCTATCGAAATAA
- a CDS encoding beta strand repeat-containing protein: MTNAIGTVTYSWKNSANVVVGTTATVSNLPAGTYTLTVTDTCSSQSNSVTIGQPAAALALGASSKTDASCFGKSTGSVTAGTVTNAIGTVTYSWKNSANVVVGTTATVSNLPAGTYTVTVTDTCSSQSNSVTIGQPAAALALGASSKTDASCFGASSGSVTAGTVTNAIGTVNYSWKNSANVVVGTTATVSNLPAGTYTVTVTDTCSSQSNSVTIGQPAAALTLGTSSKTDASCFGKSTGSVTAGTVTNAIGTVNYSWKNSGGIEVGTSATVSNLPAGTYTLTVTDSCSSQSNSVTIGQPAAALALGTSSKTDASCFGKSTGSVTAGTVTNAIGTVNYSWKNSGGIEVGTSATVLNLPAGTYTLTVTDSCSSQSNSVTIGQPAAALALGTSSKTDASCFGKSTGSVTAGTVTNAIGTVNYSWKNSGGIEVGTSATVSNLPAGTYTLTVTDSCSSQSNSVTIGQPAAALAIDASSKTDVFCFGASTGSVTAGTVTNAIGTVNYSWKNSGGIEVGTSATVSNLPAGTYTLTVTDSCSSQSNSVTIGQPAAALAIDASSKTDVFCFGASTGTVTAGTVTNAIGTVNYSWKNSGGIEVGTTATVSNLPAGTYTLTVTDSCSSQSNSVTIGQPAAALALGASSKTDASCFGKSTGSVTAGTVTNAIGTVNYSWKNSGGIEVGTSATVSNLPAGTYTLTVTDSCSSQSNSVTIGQPAAALALGTSSKTDASCFGKSTGSVTAGTVTNAIGTVNYSWKNSGGIEVGTSATVSNLPAGTYTLTVTDSCSSQSNSVTIGQPVAALALGISSKTDASCFGKSTGSVTAGTVTNAIGTVTYSWKNSGGIEVGTSATVSNLPAGTYTLTVTDSCSSQSNSVTIGQPAAALALDASSKTDVFCFGANTGTVTAGTVTNAIGTVNYSWKNSGGIEVGTTATVSDLPSGTYTLTITDSCSSQSNSVTISQPAIALSCSIIQNKAVTSNGLSDGEATVTPIGGNVGYTYLWDNSETTQKAVGLSAGLHSVTVTDSKGCTTTCTVTITQPDVFSCSISQDSAVKCFGENTGKATITAVGGNGDYTYHWDNGETTAQAIALSAGVHNVTVTDKLNYTTTCSVTISQPQQGLSATKSQTDVTCGGGNNGSATVTVSGGTPTYLYSWNSNPVQTGATANNLPTGNYTVLITDANGCQISESFTILDGDSIKPIINPLPETTTINCPAEPVFTQATATDDSGTVSSLTYVDTITEGNCAGSYTKTRTWTAKDACDNVSLPVSQTIIVQDITAPTWTTAAGSLNATLECSDAEGLAAAQAKFPTASDSCDADVTNITKASGQFVASEGCANAGTYTNTWTVKDDCGNTSETFTQIITIQDTTAPTWTTAAGSLNATLECSDAEGLAAAQAKFPTASDSCDADVTNITKSSGQFVASEGCANAGTYTNTWTVKDDCGNTSETFTQIITIQDTTAPTWTTAAGSLNATLECSDAEGLAAAQAKFPTASDSCDADVTNITKASGQFVASEGCANEGTYTNTWTVKDDCGNESVAFTQIITIQDTTAPTWTTAAGSLNATLECSDAEGLAAAQAKFPTASDSCDADVTNITKASGQFVASEGCANAGTYTNTWTVKDDCGNESVAFTQIITIQDTTAPTWTTAAGSLNATLECSDSEGLAAAQAKFPTASDSCDADVTNITKASGQFVASEGCANAGTYTNTWTVKDDCGNESVAFTQIITIQDTTAPTWTTAAGSLNATLECSDAEGLAVMLKLNSRPLLTLAMLMLQTSLNQADSLWLPKDALTQEHIQTLGL; encoded by the coding sequence GTGACAAATGCGATTGGTACTGTAACCTACTCTTGGAAAAATAGTGCAAATGTGGTGGTAGGAACTACTGCAACTGTTTCAAATCTTCCGGCGGGAACTTATACGCTAACTGTTACAGACACTTGCTCTTCACAATCCAATTCTGTTACAATAGGACAGCCTGCGGCGGCTTTAGCTTTAGGCGCATCTTCTAAAACCGATGCTTCCTGCTTTGGAAAAAGCACTGGAAGCGTAACGGCTGGAACTGTGACAAACGCGATTGGAACTGTAACCTATTCTTGGAAAAACAGTGCAAATGTGGTGGTAGGAACTACTGCAACTGTTTCAAATCTTCCAGCGGGAACTTATACGGTGACTGTTACAGACACCTGTTCTTCACAATCCAATTCTGTTACAATCGGACAGCCTGCGGCGGCTTTAGCTTTAGGCGCGTCTTCTAAAACAGATGCCTCTTGCTTTGGTGCAAGCAGTGGAAGCGTAACAGCTGGAACTGTGACAAACGCGATTGGAACGGTAAACTACTCTTGGAAAAACAGTGCAAATGTGGTGGTAGGAACTACTGCAACTGTTTCAAATCTTCCAGCGGGAACTTATACGGTTACCGTTACAGACACCTGTTCTTCACAATCTAATTCTGTTACAATTGGACAGCCTGCGGCGGCTTTAACTTTAGGCACATCTTCTAAAACTGATGCTTCTTGCTTTGGAAAAAGCACAGGTTCTGTAACAGCCGGAACTGTGACAAACGCGATTGGAACGGTAAACTATTCTTGGAAAAATAGCGGAGGAATTGAAGTTGGAACATCTGCAACTGTTTCAAATCTTCCGGCGGGAACTTATACTTTAACTGTTACCGATAGCTGTTCTTCACAATCCAATTCTGTTACAATAGGACAGCCTGCAGCGGCTTTAGCTTTAGGCACATCTTCTAAAACCGATGCTTCTTGTTTTGGAAAAAGCACTGGTTCTGTAACAGCTGGAACTGTGACAAACGCAATTGGAACGGTAAACTATTCTTGGAAAAATAGCGGAGGAATTGAAGTTGGAACATCTGCAACTGTTTTAAATCTTCCGGCGGGAACTTATACTTTAACTGTTACCGATAGCTGTTCTTCACAATCCAATTCTGTTACAATAGGACAGCCTGCAGCGGCTTTAGCTTTAGGCACATCTTCTAAAACCGATGCTTCTTGTTTTGGAAAAAGCACTGGTTCTGTAACAGCTGGAACTGTGACAAACGCAATTGGAACGGTAAACTATTCTTGGAAAAATAGCGGAGGAATTGAAGTTGGAACATCTGCAACTGTTTCAAATCTTCCGGCGGGAACTTATACTTTAACTGTTACCGATAGCTGTTCTTCACAATCCAATTCTGTTACAATAGGACAGCCTGCAGCGGCGTTAGCTATAGACGCGTCTTCTAAAACTGATGTTTTCTGTTTTGGAGCAAGCACTGGTTCTGTAACAGCTGGAACTGTGACAAACGCAATTGGAACGGTAAACTATTCTTGGAAAAATAGCGGAGGAATTGAAGTTGGAACATCTGCAACTGTTTCAAATCTTCCGGCGGGAACTTATACTTTAACTGTTACCGATAGCTGTTCTTCACAATCCAATTCTGTTACAATCGGACAGCCTGCAGCGGCGTTAGCTATAGACGCGTCTTCTAAAACTGATGTTTTCTGTTTTGGAGCAAGCACTGGAACTGTAACGGCTGGAACTGTGACAAACGCGATTGGAACGGTAAACTACTCTTGGAAAAATAGCGGAGGAATTGAAGTTGGAACAACAGCAACTGTTTCAAATCTTCCGGCGGGAACTTATACTTTAACTGTTACCGATAGCTGTTCTTCACAATCCAATTCTGTTACAATCGGACAGCCTGCGGCGGCCTTAGCTTTAGGCGCGTCTTCTAAAACTGATGCTTCCTGCTTTGGAAAAAGCACTGGTTCTGTAACAGCTGGAACTGTGACAAACGCAATTGGAACGGTAAACTATTCTTGGAAAAATAGCGGAGGAATTGAAGTTGGAACATCAGCAACTGTTTCAAATCTTCCGGCGGGAACTTATACTTTAACTGTTACCGATAGCTGTTCTTCACAATCCAATTCTGTTACAATCGGACAGCCTGCGGCGGCTTTAGCTTTAGGCACATCTTCTAAAACCGATGCTTCTTGTTTTGGAAAAAGCACTGGTTCTGTAACAGCTGGAACTGTGACAAACGCAATTGGAACGGTAAACTATTCTTGGAAAAATAGCGGAGGAATTGAAGTTGGAACATCTGCAACTGTTTCAAATCTTCCGGCGGGAACTTATACTTTAACTGTTACCGATAGCTGTTCTTCACAATCCAATTCTGTTACAATCGGACAGCCTGTGGCGGCTTTAGCTTTAGGCATATCTTCTAAAACAGATGCTTCCTGCTTTGGAAAAAGCACTGGTTCTGTAACAGCCGGAACTGTGACAAACGCGATTGGAACTGTAACCTATTCTTGGAAAAATAGCGGAGGAATTGAAGTTGGAACATCAGCAACTGTTTCAAATCTTCCTGCGGGAACTTATACTTTAACTGTTACCGATAGCTGTTCTTCACAATCCAATTCTGTTACAATCGGACAGCCTGCGGCGGCTTTAGCTTTAGACGCATCTTCCAAAACTGATGTTTTCTGTTTTGGAGCAAACACTGGAACTGTAACGGCTGGAACTGTAACAAACGCAATTGGAACAGTAAACTACTCTTGGAAAAATAGCGGAGGAATTGAAGTTGGAACAACAGCAACTGTTTCAGACCTTCCTTCAGGAACGTACACTTTAACAATTACTGATTCTTGCTCTTCTCAATCCAATTCAGTAACCATATCACAACCAGCTATAGCTTTAAGTTGTTCTATTATTCAAAATAAAGCTGTCACTTCAAATGGTTTAAGCGATGGAGAAGCTACTGTAACTCCAATTGGTGGTAATGTAGGCTACACTTATTTATGGGATAATAGTGAAACTACTCAAAAAGCAGTTGGATTAAGTGCAGGTCTTCATTCTGTTACTGTAACCGATTCAAAAGGATGCACAACAACTTGTACTGTCACTATAACTCAACCAGATGTGTTTTCTTGCAGTATTTCTCAAGATAGCGCTGTAAAATGTTTTGGAGAAAATACTGGAAAAGCAACTATTACAGCTGTAGGAGGTAATGGTGACTATACTTATCATTGGGATAATGGTGAAACTACTGCACAAGCAATTGCTTTAAGTGCTGGCGTTCATAATGTAACTGTAACAGACAAGTTAAATTATACTACTACTTGTTCTGTAACAATATCTCAACCTCAACAAGGATTATCTGCTACAAAATCTCAAACTGATGTAACTTGTGGTGGAGGTAATAATGGTTCTGCAACTGTAACAGTTTCTGGAGGAACTCCTACATATTTATATTCTTGGAATTCAAATCCTGTTCAAACAGGAGCTACAGCCAACAATCTTCCTACAGGAAATTATACAGTTCTTATAACTGATGCAAATGGATGCCAGATTTCAGAATCATTTACGATTTTGGATGGAGACTCTATTAAACCAATTATAAATCCATTACCAGAAACAACAACCATAAATTGCCCAGCGGAACCAGTTTTCACACAAGCCACAGCAACGGATGACAGTGGAACAGTTTCTTCATTAACTTATGTAGATACAATTACAGAGGGAAATTGTGCTGGATCATATACTAAAACAAGAACTTGGACTGCAAAAGACGCTTGCGATAATGTTTCGCTTCCTGTCAGTCAAACTATAATTGTTCAAGACATTACTGCTCCTACATGGACTACTGCGGCTGGATCTTTAAACGCAACTTTAGAATGCAGCGATGCAGAAGGGCTGGCTGCCGCTCAGGCAAAATTCCCAACCGCTTCTGACTCATGCGATGCTGATGTTACAAACATCACTAAAGCAAGCGGACAGTTTGTGGCTTCTGAAGGATGCGCTAACGCGGGAACATACACAAACACTTGGACCGTAAAAGATGACTGCGGAAATACATCGGAAACTTTCACACAAATCATCACAATCCAAGACACCACAGCTCCTACATGGACTACTGCGGCTGGATCTTTAAATGCAACTTTAGAATGCAGCGATGCAGAAGGGCTTGCTGCCGCTCAGGCAAAATTCCCAACCGCTTCTGACTCATGCGATGCTGATGTTACAAACATCACTAAATCAAGCGGACAGTTTGTGGCTTCTGAAGGATGCGCTAACGCGGGAACATACACAAACACTTGGACCGTAAAAGATGACTGCGGAAATACATCGGAAACTTTCACACAAATCATCACAATCCAAGACACCACAGCTCCTACATGGACTACTGCGGCTGGATCTTTAAATGCAACTTTAGAATGCAGCGATGCAGAAGGGCTTGCTGCCGCTCAGGCTAAATTCCCGACTGCCTCTGACTCATGCGATGCTGATGTTACAAACATCACTAAAGCAAGCGGACAGTTTGTGGCTTCTGAAGGATGCGCTAACGAGGGAACATACACCAACACTTGGACTGTAAAAGATGACTGCGGAAATGAATCTGTAGCTTTCACACAAATCATCACAATCCAAGACACCACAGCTCCGACATGGACTACTGCGGCTGGATCTTTAAATGCAACTTTAGAATGCAGCGATGCAGAAGGGCTTGCTGCCGCTCAGGCTAAATTCCCGACTGCCTCTGACTCATGCGATGCTGATGTCACAAACATCACCAAAGCAAGCGGACAGTTTGTGGCTTCGGAAGGATGCGCTAATGCGGGAACATACACCAACACTTGGACTGTAAAAGATGACTGCGGAAATGAATCTGTAGCTTTCACACAAATCATTACGATTCAAGATACCACAGCTCCGACATGGACTACTGCAGCTGGATCTTTAAATGCAACTTTAGAATGCAGCGATTCAGAGGGGCTGGCTGCCGCTCAGGCTAAATTCCCGACCGCTTCTGACTCATGCGATGCTGATGTTACAAACATCACCAAAGCAAGCGGACAGTTTGTGGCTTCCGAAGGATGCGCTAACGCAGGAACATATACAAACACTTGGACTGTAAAAGACGACTGCGGAAATGAATCTGTAGCTTTCACACAAATCATCACAATCCAAGACACCACAGCTCCTACATGGACTACTGCAGCTGGATCTTTAAATGCAACTTTAGAATGCAGCGATGCAGAAGGGCTTGCTGTCATGCTCAAACTAAATTCCCGACCGCTTCTGACTCTTGCGATGCTGATGTTACAAACATCACTAAATCAAGCGGACAGTTTGTGGCTTCCGAAGGATGCGCTAACGCAGGAACATATACAAACACTTGGACTGTAA
- a CDS encoding PorP/SprF family type IX secretion system membrane protein, translating to MRTKLFFFVILLVTCSGYAQQDAQYTQYMYNTITINPAYAGSRGVFSVFGLYRTQWVGLDGAPETSSFSINTPINNSKLGIGASLVNDKIGPTNENNISVDLSYTIQTSADFKLSFGIKGTANIFNLDVNKLNPADQGDPQFQDLNNKFSPNVGAGVYWHSDKAYIGLSVPNFIETNRYNDNDVAIYKDKINYYLIGGYVFDLDKYQYIKFKPALLTKMVEGAPLQVDVSANFMFYDKFMIGAAYRWSASLSAMVGFQITDGLYLGYGYDRETTKLNNYNSGSHEIFLRYEFFSNKGKMTTPRFF from the coding sequence ATGAGAACAAAATTATTTTTCTTCGTCATTCTGTTAGTTACATGTTCAGGGTATGCACAGCAAGATGCACAGTATACACAGTATATGTACAATACAATAACCATAAATCCTGCATATGCAGGTTCTCGTGGAGTATTTAGTGTATTCGGCCTGTACCGCACCCAATGGGTTGGCCTTGATGGAGCTCCAGAGACAAGCAGTTTCTCAATTAATACACCAATAAATAATAGCAAATTAGGTATAGGAGCATCGTTGGTTAACGACAAAATTGGCCCAACAAATGAGAACAACATTTCTGTAGACCTATCTTATACAATTCAGACATCTGCAGATTTTAAACTTTCATTTGGTATTAAAGGAACCGCAAATATCTTCAACTTAGATGTAAACAAATTAAATCCTGCAGATCAAGGAGATCCTCAATTTCAGGATTTAAATAATAAATTCAGTCCTAATGTTGGAGCTGGGGTTTATTGGCACTCTGATAAAGCATACATTGGTTTGTCTGTTCCAAACTTTATTGAAACTAATCGTTACAATGATAACGATGTAGCAATTTATAAAGACAAAATCAATTATTATTTAATTGGAGGTTACGTATTCGATCTTGATAAATATCAATACATAAAATTTAAACCTGCACTTTTGACTAAAATGGTCGAAGGAGCACCTCTTCAAGTAGATGTCTCTGCCAACTTTATGTTCTATGATAAATTTATGATTGGTGCAGCTTACAGATGGAGCGCTTCTTTAAGTGCTATGGTTGGATTTCAAATTACAGACGGACTTTATTTAGGTTACGGATATGATCGAGAAACTACCAAATTGAATAATTACAATTCAGGTTCGCACGAAATCTTCTTGCGTTATGAATTCTTCTCAAACAAAGGCAAAATGACAACTCCTCGTTTCTTCTAA
- a CDS encoding Ig-like domain-containing protein yields the protein MASEGCANAGTYTNTWTVKDDCGNTSETFTQIITIQDTTAPTWTTAAGSLNATLECSDAEGLAAAQAKFPTASDSCDADVTNITKASGQFVASEGCANAGTYTNTWTVKDDCGNTSETFTQIITIQDTTAPTWTTAAGSLNATLECSDAEGLAAAQAKFPTASDSCDADVTNITKASGQFVASEGCANAGTYTNTWIVKDDCGNESETFTQIITIQDTTAPTWTTAAGSLNATLECSDAEGLAAAQAKFPTASDSCDADVTNITKASGQFVASENCSNAGTYTNTWTVKDDCGNTSETFTQIITIQDTTAPLFTGTLPLDIEVSCDAVPEPAEMHTSDNCNGDLPIVYTETKSGIENECPSNYTLTRTWKISDCGGNTTTHVQVITVRDKTAPTGTAPESVTNLASIDVIPVGNPSDIKDAC from the coding sequence GTGGCTTCCGAAGGATGCGCTAACGCAGGAACATATACAAACACTTGGACTGTAAAAGACGACTGCGGAAATACATCGGAAACTTTCACACAAATCATCACAATCCAAGACACCACAGCTCCTACATGGACTACTGCGGCTGGATCTTTAAATGCAACTTTAGAATGCAGCGATGCAGAAGGGCTGGCTGCCGCTCAGGCTAAATTCCCGACCGCTTCTGACTCATGCGATGCTGATGTTACAAACATCACTAAAGCAAGCGGACAGTTTGTGGCTTCTGAAGGATGCGCTAACGCGGGAACATACACAAACACTTGGACCGTAAAAGATGACTGCGGAAATACATCGGAAACTTTCACACAAATCATCACAATCCAAGACACCACAGCTCCTACATGGACTACTGCGGCTGGATCTTTAAATGCAACTTTAGAATGCAGCGATGCAGAAGGGCTGGCTGCCGCTCAGGCTAAATTCCCGACCGCTTCTGACTCATGCGATGCTGATGTTACAAACATCACTAAAGCAAGCGGACAGTTTGTGGCTTCTGAAGGATGTGCTAACGCGGGAACATACACAAACACTTGGATCGTAAAAGATGACTGCGGAAATGAATCGGAAACCTTCACACAAATCATTACGATTCAAGACACCACAGCTCCGACATGGACTACTGCGGCTGGATCTTTAAATGCAACTTTAGAATGCAGCGATGCAGAAGGGCTTGCTGCCGCTCAGGCAAAATTCCCAACTGCTTCTGACTCATGCGATGCTGATGTCACAAACATCACCAAAGCAAGCGGACAGTTTGTGGCTTCTGAAAATTGTTCAAATGCTGGAACATATACCAATACTTGGACTGTAAAAGATGACTGTGGAAATACATCGGAAACTTTTACTCAGATAATTACAATTCAGGACACTACTGCTCCACTATTTACTGGCACTCTTCCTTTAGATATTGAAGTATCATGTGATGCAGTTCCTGAACCAGCAGAAATGCATACTTCTGATAATTGCAATGGAGACTTACCAATAGTTTATACAGAAACGAAATCAGGTATTGAAAATGAATGTCCTTCTAATTATACCTTGACTCGTACTTGGAAAATTAGTGATTGTGGTGGCAATACGACTACTCATGTTCAAGTTATCACAGTACGAGATAAAACTGCTCCAACTGGAACAGCTCCAGAAAGTGTAACCAACTTAGCTAGTATAGATGTAATACCTGTAGGAAATCCATCAGATATTAAAGATGCTTGCTGA